The following is a genomic window from Roseitalea porphyridii.
CATGAAGGCTCCGGCGTGTCGCTCGATGCTGTCCTACCCGGTCAGAAGGTGCTTGAGAACCGCTCGATGAAAGCCTTCGCGCTGCCATTCTTGTAGGGCTCGGCGTCGCCCGCGCACCAGACCGGCCCCGGCCACGCCGGATCGGTCTTGAAGCGGGCGATGACATGGACGTGCAACTGCGGAACCTGGTTGCCGAGCGCGGCGACGTTGATCTTGTCGGCGCCGGTGAAATCCTTGAGCGCTTCGGCGATCTGCGCGGTCTCGAAGGTCAGCATGGTCTGATCGAGCGGGGTAAGCTCGTGCACTTCGGTCACACCCGTCCGGCGCGGCACCAGGATCAGCCACGGAAAGCGCGAATCGTTCATCAGCCGCACTTCGGTCAGGCCGATTTCGGCCACCGGGAAGCTGTCGCGTTCAAGGGTCGGGTCGAGCTCGAAGTCTGTCATGCGGCGACGATAGCAGGTTCTCGGGCCAATGCGACTTGCAAAAAAGAGCCATAGGGCCGATATGGGGCTCGGGAGGTTGGTGGCGGACGCGCCACTCGCCAACCGGGTCAG
Proteins encoded in this region:
- a CDS encoding HIT domain-containing protein; translation: MTDFELDPTLERDSFPVAEIGLTEVRLMNDSRFPWLILVPRRTGVTEVHELTPLDQTMLTFETAQIAEALKDFTGADKINVAALGNQVPQLHVHVIARFKTDPAWPGPVWCAGDAEPYKNGSAKAFIERFSSTF